The Brumimicrobium sp. genomic interval GGGAACTTTGACTACTCCGTATGGAACTTTTAATAAGGTAGTTCGTGCGCATGAATATCGAATTAAAGCTGATACAGTATATATTAAATTAAACGGAATGACTGTTTTTACCTTAGAGTGGAGTAGAGATACTAGTAATATTTATTACTATATTGATAAAGATACAGAATACCCTGTGCTAACTACTTATGCCGATAAGAATAACGTGGTTCAGTTCACAGAATATTATAAAATGAAATTAGTATCCACCATGGGAATAAAAGAAGAACAAACTTCACAGCTTTCTTTATATCCTAATCCTTTCAATAATCAAATCCATTTCTCTACTGATATTCCTGAATCTTCTCTTCAGTTCTATAATTTAGAAGGGAGGTGTGTAAAAATAGTATCCATAGAGAATGAGGGAATGATTGACGTTTCTGATATGCATGCTGGAGTATATATCTGTAAGCAATATTCAAAAGACGGTAGGTTGTTACAGGTTCAGAAATTGATAAAGTAATCGACTTTTTGCTATCTTTGTTGGTATCTGGTTATTATAACCAGGTACCTTTTTTATATTGTTTTATGCGTATATTCTTTATTCTTATATTGGTAATAGTCTTGGGAGCTTGTGTGCCTGCTAAAAAGTATCATGAACTTTTGATTAACCAACAAACTTGCAATGATGATTTACAGGAATACAAAACTATTGTAGAAACGCAAAGCATGCAATTAGATGTGCAAAAAGAAATTATTGAATTGTTGAAAGAAGATACGACCAATTATGGCAATCAGTATAGGGTATTAAAAGCTAAATATCAACAAGTAAATCAAGCGGATAATCCTTTTAATTCTTCCAAAGAGTTAGGTAGTGGAGCTGGTGGTATGAATGATCTGAGAGGAAAACCAAGAATGCGTTTAGCTAACTTATCTTCAATTCCGGAAACACCTCATACCGACATAGTTGTTATTGCTTTCTCTTTGGTTGTGAATGATCGTGGGAAAGTAGTTAGAGTTAATGTAAGAAACGAAGGAACAACTACAAATAATCAAAAACTGATAGATGAGGTAAAGGAATTAATTCTAAAAGAAGTAAAATATGAGCCCAAAATGGGAGCAAGAGAAGAAATGTTTGATTATAATGTAACGATACAACCTAATTAGTAGCTCCTTTATTAAAAGTTAGTTGTTTACAAGTAATTCATCCCTTATTTATTTTAGTAGTAACATTTCCGAAATTTGTGAGATAACTCATAAATTGAAGCTATGCGTATTTTATTTGTCTTTATGTTGGTAATAACCTTAGGATCTTGCGTTCCAGCCAAGAAGTATAATGAACTTTTGGCTAAAGAAAAAAGTTGCAGTGAGGAATTAAATAAATATAAAACACCTGCTTTAGACAATGAAGCAAATTTAAAAACAGCTCTCGCTCGATTAGATCTGATAGAAGGGGAAATTAAGCAGTTGAAAGAGGATACAACTAATTACGGCAACCAATATCGAGCTTTAAAGGCAAAATATAAGCAAGCAATTGGTTTAAGTGATGCCTTCGAAGAAGAATTGGAAAAAATCAAAAATAGTGACGCACAACATTTGGCCCGTATGAAAGCTGAATTGGAAGGTAAAATTATTGAGACACAGCGCAAAGAAGATGAATTGATGGCAATGGAAAGAACCCTCAATGAAAAACAGAAGTTACTTGCAGAGAAAGAAGAAAGAGTTCGTGAATTAGAGGAAATGATAGCAAAACAAGACGCCGCAGTAAAAGCATTGAGGGATAAAATTGCAAAAGCTTTACTTGGGTTTGAGGGTAAAGGGTTAACAGTGGTCGAAAAAAACGGGAAGATTTATGTGAGTTTGGAAGCTAAATTATTATTCCCTTCGGGAAGTACGGTGGTTGATCCAACTGGAAAAACAGCTGTTATCCAATTAGCAAAAGCTGTAGAAGGTGAAAATGATATGGAAATTGTCGTAGAAGGACATACAGATACAGATCGATTAAGTAGTTCTGTTTCTCCTAAAAACAACTGGGAATTATCTGTTTTAAGAGCAACAGCCGTAGTAGAAATCATGACAGCAAATTCAGATATAAATCCAGCGATACTTACGGCAGCAGGTCGCTCTGAATTTCATCCAATTGATCCAAATGACAAAGCAAAAAACCGCCGTATTGAGGTGATTATTGCACCTAAATTGGATGCTTTATTTGAATTAATTTCCAAGTAAGAGAGAGTAATATATCTTCCTATTTCTTCTGCATCCCTTTGTTTATATAGGTTCTCATTTTTGGCTTAAGTTTTGTTAAATATTTGTTAACGAAATTTTAAAAGAAAAATTATGGAAACTAAAAAACAACATCGAGCAGATATTGAGAGCCTACGAGTTCCTTTGGTATTTTTAGGCGCTTTTATCATTGGAAGTATTGTAACAATGTCCTTTGCGTATAAAGAACCTTTGTATTTGGTAAAGAATAATCAAGGGCTTCAAATGAAGGATAATATTCCTATTGAATTCATTGTAGAGGAAAAAATAATAGAGAATGATGTACCTATCATACAGCCTATTGAGATGCCCCAACCTATCATTGAACCAACAGAGCTTTCTAAAACAAAAGATAATGTTGATGAGGATGAGAAATTAATTGTAAAGGTTGATCCTATTATAATTGTTGAGCCAATTATTGATAAACCAATAGCTCCCATTGTTATTTACCCAGATTTAGAAGCTGAGTTTCCGGGTGGTTTGGTTGCCATGAAAAAATTTATGGGTGAAGAAACAAAGTATCCCGAATATTCTCAAACTGTTGGAGATCAAGGTAAGGTCTTTGTTGAATTTGTAGTAAATACGGATGGAAGCATCGAACAAATTAAAGTGATTAGAGGTGTTTCTAAAGAGTTAGACGCAGAAGCAATGCGTGTAGTACGAAAAATGCCAAAATGGAAGCCTGCTCAAGTGAATGGTGAAAATGTTAGAACACGGTGTCGTATTCCATTTAAT includes:
- a CDS encoding OmpA family protein, with product MRILFVFMLVITLGSCVPAKKYNELLAKEKSCSEELNKYKTPALDNEANLKTALARLDLIEGEIKQLKEDTTNYGNQYRALKAKYKQAIGLSDAFEEELEKIKNSDAQHLARMKAELEGKIIETQRKEDELMAMERTLNEKQKLLAEKEERVRELEEMIAKQDAAVKALRDKIAKALLGFEGKGLTVVEKNGKIYVSLEAKLLFPSGSTVVDPTGKTAVIQLAKAVEGENDMEIVVEGHTDTDRLSSSVSPKNNWELSVLRATAVVEIMTANSDINPAILTAAGRSEFHPIDPNDKAKNRRIEVIIAPKLDALFELISK
- a CDS encoding TonB family protein; this encodes METKKQHRADIESLRVPLVFLGAFIIGSIVTMSFAYKEPLYLVKNNQGLQMKDNIPIEFIVEEKIIENDVPIIQPIEMPQPIIEPTELSKTKDNVDEDEKLIVKVDPIIIVEPIIDKPIAPIVIYPDLEAEFPGGLVAMKKFMGEETKYPEYSQTVGDQGKVFVEFVVNTDGSIEQIKVIRGVSKELDAEAMRVVRKMPKWKPAQVNGENVRTRCRIPFNFGFRN